In Pseudomonadales bacterium, the sequence GTTTGATCTTGCCATTTTCTCGAAAGCTTTCACGCACGAGATGGGTTATGTAAGTTTTTCCGTTGCGCTTAGATTTAATACTCTCGAGATACATACTGGCTACACTCTAAATTGAAATACAGGATTTAATTAAGCATAAAGATAGCATAATTCAAGTTAATTCATGGATTTTTAATTACAATATCACTGGCTACATTTTCCCACTCATATCAACCGTAAGATCCTGACTCTCTTGTAGATGCGTCCAAAACTCAAAAGAATGTCCGTATAAAGTTATGGCAGCAGTATGGAAGTTAAAATACCGATTATGGCTATGACAACAAGTAGTTCGATTAAAGTGAAGCTTCTCCTACGGATCAGCTTTACCTCACCGACCAAACCGTGCATGAAGTTTTCCCTCACACGGCTTTCCACCTGACATTCTTCCCGCTTCATTCGGCATCTATCTAAGTAAATTAGGAACATAATTTAATCCTTTATTATAAAAGTAATCATTCGGCCATTTTCTGGTTCCTTTGATGTCCTTACACTGCTTTCGTCTTCTCCAGAAGAGTCGCAATTGCTGACATGCAAAGTTAGAAAGTTTTAAGGCTGCATCGTAGCTGTTGCCAACTTTGAAATACTGGGCCCAACCGGAAAGTTTCCGGTTAACGGTTTTGATGACTTCAGTCAGGTGAACACCTAAAGGGAATTCTTTGACTGCCTCTTTGATTTTCCTCTGCATCCCCACCACTCTTTTCGGATTTGGAAATTTAATCCGTACCGGCTTTAAAGAGCTGTATGAATAAGCTTCTTTGTAGGTAAAACCAAGGAAGTTAAAACCTTCACGGACATGACAGACTTTGGTCTTCTCTTCGTTAAGAGTCAGCGATAGAGCCGACAACTGTTCTTTGAGTTTAGCAAGCACCCAATTCGCCTGAGCTTCACTGCGACATAGAAATACTGCGTCATCAGCATATCTTATGAGGCGAACTGATTGGTTATTGCACCAGAGCTTATCGATCTCGTGTAAGTAGATATTGCTTAATAAAGGACTTAAGACGCCTCCCTGAGGAGTGCCGCTTTCCGGCCGGCGAATTTTGCCTTCTTCAAGTATACCTGCTTTCAACCATTGATAAATCAGAGCAAGAAGACGTCGGTCTCTAATTCTCTGACGTACATAGTTCATCAGTTGGTCATGCGCGATAGTGTCGAAATAAGACTTCAAGTCTACATCGACGACCCACTTGTTGTAGTTCACAAGTTTGTGGACTTCTCCTGCCGCTTGTTGATTGCTTCGTTTTGGACGGAAGCCGTACGAGCAATCAGCAAAGTCGGCTTCAAATATCGGTTCAATTACTAACTTCACCGCCATCTGAATAACTCGATCTTTCAGAGTCGGAATTCCCAGTGGACGTTTATCGCCGTTATCTTTAGGAATAAAGACGCGCTTAATGACTGAAGCCGTATACTCTTCATTCATCAAACATTGTCGAATTTCTTCAAGAAAAGCATCAACGCCAATATCCTCAACCACTGTACGAATATGAACTTTATCCACTCCGCAACTGCCACGGTTCTTCTTTACGCGTTTCCACGCTTCGAAAATGATTTCTTTACGATAGATTTTATCATACAAGATCCCGAAGGTTCTCGATGAATTTGCCTTGGAAGCAAGGCATAGCCTGTCTTGAAAAGATTTGACCTTACAGATTTGGTGTTCTTTAGTCATAGACAATCACCAAAGCCTTTTCTCTTCAATACATGGCACCGTCAGGCTAATGGCCCTTCGCTCAAGTGAAGTTATGTTGTCTTCACCGTCAACACTACTATGACCATCTCCGACTTCCTGAATCACATCACCCAGCCTTTCAACCTTACGCCTTATAGCTG encodes:
- the ltrA gene encoding group II intron reverse transcriptase/maturase; this translates as MTKEHQICKVKSFQDRLCLASKANSSRTFGILYDKIYRKEIIFEAWKRVKKNRGSCGVDKVHIRTVVEDIGVDAFLEEIRQCLMNEEYTASVIKRVFIPKDNGDKRPLGIPTLKDRVIQMAVKLVIEPIFEADFADCSYGFRPKRSNQQAAGEVHKLVNYNKWVVDVDLKSYFDTIAHDQLMNYVRQRIRDRRLLALIYQWLKAGILEEGKIRRPESGTPQGGVLSPLLSNIYLHEIDKLWCNNQSVRLIRYADDAVFLCRSEAQANWVLAKLKEQLSALSLTLNEEKTKVCHVREGFNFLGFTYKEAYSYSSLKPVRIKFPNPKRVVGMQRKIKEAVKEFPLGVHLTEVIKTVNRKLSGWAQYFKVGNSYDAALKLSNFACQQLRLFWRRRKQCKDIKGTRKWPNDYFYNKGLNYVPNLLR